In the genome of Candidatus Ruthia magnifica str. Cm (Calyptogena magnifica), one region contains:
- a CDS encoding MlaA family lipoprotein produces the protein MKNLLRSFLLLIFGTITMAEDVDLFEASNRVVFEFNQALDENFFEPIARTYKESIPKTMQNRVSDFSSNLNDIYTLGNEILQFKLFDSVSTFGRILVNSTIGLVGLFDVASDIGLEKTNEDFGQTMAVWGVSSGPYVVLPVLGPSTMRDSTGTYVDITENIDVTKELNTTEEVALLLAQAVDTRVKLLPVTVLLKNSDDVYIATRSSYLQKRQFDIFDGNPPIENDDF, from the coding sequence ATGAAAAATTTATTAAGGAGCTTTTTGTTATTGATATTCGGTACAATTACCATGGCTGAAGATGTTGATTTATTTGAGGCATCAAATAGAGTAGTTTTTGAGTTTAATCAAGCCTTAGATGAAAATTTCTTTGAGCCTATAGCTAGGACTTATAAAGAATCTATACCCAAAACGATGCAAAATCGAGTTAGTGATTTTTCTTCTAATTTAAACGATATTTACACGTTGGGTAATGAAATTTTGCAGTTTAAATTATTTGACAGTGTAAGTACGTTTGGCAGGATTTTAGTGAATAGCACCATTGGATTGGTTGGTTTGTTTGATGTTGCCAGTGATATTGGGTTAGAAAAAACTAATGAAGATTTTGGTCAAACGATGGCAGTGTGGGGTGTGTCAAGTGGACCTTACGTTGTTTTACCAGTTTTAGGTCCATCAACCATGCGCGATTCAACGGGTACTTATGTTGATATTACTGAAAATATTGATGTAACCAAAGAGTTAAATACCACTGAAGAAGTGGCCTTACTACTCGCCCAAGCCGTTGATACTAGAGTCAAGCTATTACCAGTAACGGTTTTACTGAAAAATTCAGATGATGTTTATATTGCAACACGCTCTTCTTATCTACAAAAAAGACAATTTGATATCTTTGATGGTAATCCGCCTATTGAAAATGATGACTTCTGA
- the carA gene encoding glutamine-hydrolyzing carbamoyl-phosphate synthase small subunit produces MSQVALLALEDGKVFHGKSIGVNGETLGEVVFNTSMTGYQEILTDPSYAQQIVALTYPHIGNTGTNPVDEESDKIHVAGLIIRDLPLAVSNWCSNMPLSEYLKLNYIVAISDIDTRALTRHLRKQGSLKGCIVTGSYIDQDAAVVKAQSFVGLKNMDLAKVVSITQSYEFNQGSYSLENSKFNELNTKFKVVVYDFGIKKNILRMLVDRGCALTVVNAQTSVSEVLASNPDGVFLSNGPGDPEPCDYAIKNIQILLKKDVPLFGICLGHQLLSLAVGATTQKMKFGHHGANHPVQNLHTKEVMITSQNHGFSVSEENMPNDLEVTHRSLFDNSIQGISVVNKKAFGFQGHPEASPGPHDMSGLFDIFIKEMSE; encoded by the coding sequence TTGTCACAAGTTGCCTTATTAGCATTAGAAGATGGGAAGGTTTTTCATGGGAAATCTATTGGCGTTAATGGTGAAACTTTAGGTGAAGTGGTGTTTAATACCTCAATGACGGGTTATCAAGAAATCTTAACTGATCCATCGTATGCGCAGCAAATTGTTGCATTGACTTATCCACATATTGGTAATACAGGTACCAATCCAGTTGACGAAGAATCAGATAAGATTCATGTAGCAGGTTTGATTATCCGTGATTTGCCCTTGGCGGTAAGTAATTGGTGTTCAAATATGCCTTTAAGTGAGTATTTAAAATTAAATTATATTGTTGCTATTAGTGATATTGATACACGCGCACTAACGCGTCACTTGCGTAAACAAGGTTCACTTAAAGGCTGTATTGTTACAGGTAGTTATATTGACCAAGATGCAGCTGTTGTCAAGGCTCAATCGTTTGTTGGCCTTAAAAATATGGATTTGGCAAAAGTGGTTTCAATCACTCAGTCGTATGAGTTTAATCAAGGCTCTTATTCGCTAGAAAATTCCAAATTTAATGAGCTAAATACTAAATTTAAAGTCGTGGTTTATGACTTTGGGATAAAGAAAAATATCTTAAGAATGCTGGTAGATAGAGGGTGTGCATTGACTGTTGTTAATGCACAAACATCAGTATCTGAAGTATTAGCAAGCAATCCTGATGGTGTATTTTTATCTAATGGACCAGGTGATCCTGAGCCATGTGATTATGCTATTAAAAACATTCAGATCTTGTTAAAAAAAGATGTGCCGTTGTTTGGTATTTGCTTAGGACATCAATTATTGTCTTTGGCAGTTGGTGCAACAACGCAAAAGATGAAATTTGGCCATCATGGAGCTAACCATCCTGTGCAAAATTTACATACTAAGGAAGTGATGATCACTTCTCAAAACCATGGATTTTCAGTATCAGAGGAAAATATGCCAAACGATTTAGAAGTAACACATCGTTCGTTATTTGATAATTCCATCCAAGGTATTAGTGTTGTTAATAAAAAAGCATTTGGCTTCCAGGGACATCCTGAAGCCTCGCCAGGGCCACACGATATGAGTGGTTTATTTGATATATTTATTAAGGAAATGAGCGAATGA
- a CDS encoding heavy-metal-associated domain-containing protein gives MKIAVDNIKCGGCADTITKKLTTTFDTENIDINLEQGVINLDVDEVKKDEVVKVLLNLGYPEINSIYGFRSAKAKVKSFVSCAIGKMNI, from the coding sequence ATGAAGATAGCCGTTGATAATATCAAATGTGGTGGTTGTGCAGACACCATTACTAAAAAATTAACAACAACTTTTGATACAGAAAATATTGATATTAACCTTGAACAAGGAGTTATAAATCTTGACGTAGACGAAGTTAAAAAAGACGAAGTTGTCAAAGTTCTACTCAATCTTGGCTACCCTGAAATCAACTCAATATATGGGTTTCGTTCTGCCAAAGCTAAGGTAAAATCCTTTGTTTCTTGTGCCATTGGTAAAATGAACATATGA
- the thiS gene encoding sulfur carrier protein ThiS, whose translation MTLTLNGKSLKVADNLNAHDLIVQLGYENQRIALEVNETIIPKYKHVEFTLNESDKIEIIKAVGGG comes from the coding sequence ATGACACTCACCCTAAATGGTAAGTCGCTAAAGGTAGCTGATAATTTAAACGCACATGATTTGATTGTTCAACTAGGTTATGAAAATCAACGCATTGCACTAGAAGTCAATGAAACTATTATTCCCAAATACAAACATGTTGAATTTACCCTAAATGAAAGCGATAAAATTGAGATTATTAAAGCGGTGGGTGGTGGTTAA
- a CDS encoding tRNA (5-methylaminomethyl-2-thiouridylate)-methyltransferase, translating to MINKKIKAISLISGGLDSLLSTKLMLDQGIYIEGINFFTGFCVEGHTHAIRKQKKDKLKRNNALWVAEQLGIKLHIIDVIEEYRDVLLNPKHGYGKNMNPCLDCKSFMVRKAKEWILEYEFDFIITGEVMGQRPMSQRKEAMPIVQTESGANDLLLRPLCAKHLPATKAELEGWVDREKLLDFSGRTRKPQIALAKQYRFNDYTTPAGGCCFLTDKQYSDKLVDMWQSRGNRDYQLDDLIMLKVGRHIRPNPRFKMIVAREEGEVKFLEGYRNQYANLYPTSCNGPLALIDGEPNQEDLQIAAKILARYSQCREEKLVDVEVKLNIGVGQQLSVKPFSADEIQKDWMI from the coding sequence ATGATAAACAAAAAAATTAAAGCTATATCGTTAATTTCAGGTGGACTAGACTCTCTATTAAGCACTAAACTAATGCTGGATCAAGGAATTTATATAGAAGGTATTAACTTTTTTACTGGTTTTTGCGTGGAAGGGCATACGCATGCTATTCGCAAGCAAAAAAAAGACAAACTAAAGCGTAACAATGCTTTATGGGTAGCAGAACAGTTGGGCATTAAATTACATATTATTGATGTGATTGAAGAATATCGTGACGTACTTTTAAATCCTAAGCATGGTTATGGTAAAAATATGAATCCATGTCTAGATTGTAAGAGTTTTATGGTTAGAAAAGCTAAAGAATGGATACTTGAGTATGAGTTTGATTTTATCATTACAGGTGAAGTTATGGGTCAACGTCCCATGTCACAGCGTAAAGAAGCTATGCCCATTGTCCAAACAGAATCAGGCGCGAATGATTTGCTTCTAAGGCCTTTATGTGCAAAACATTTGCCAGCCACTAAGGCAGAACTTGAAGGTTGGGTGGACAGAGAAAAATTACTGGATTTTTCAGGACGTACGCGCAAGCCACAAATAGCTTTAGCCAAGCAATATAGGTTCAATGACTATACCACACCTGCAGGTGGTTGTTGTTTCTTAACTGACAAACAATACTCAGATAAGTTGGTCGATATGTGGCAATCGCGTGGCAATCGTGATTATCAATTGGATGATTTAATTATGCTTAAAGTTGGCAGACACATTCGCCCAAATCCACGTTTTAAAATGATTGTTGCCCGTGAAGAAGGTGAAGTTAAATTTCTAGAAGGCTATCGTAATCAATATGCTAATTTGTATCCGACCAGTTGTAATGGTCCCTTGGCATTGATTGACGGCGAGCCAAATCAAGAAGACTTGCAAATTGCCGCTAAAATATTAGCACGCTATTCTCAATGCAGAGAAGAGAAGTTGGTTGATGTGGAAGTTAAACTTAATATTGGCGTGGGACAACAATTGAGTGTTAAGCCATTTTCTGCTGATGAAATTCAAAAAGATTGGATGATTTAA